The Verrucomicrobiota bacterium JB022 DNA segment CTGAATCCGATCAGGCTGCGTGCTTAGGCACCGGTGTAGCCGTAGAGTTCGATGCCCCATTCGCGTGCCTGCCGCAAGACGGCCTCCTGCTGCAGGATCACGACGCGGTCCACCTCCAGGGCAGCCGTCTGGATCCCTGCGGTGCGCATCGATTCCAACGTGCGGTGGCCGAAGACGGGCCAGTCAAAATATGGATTCTGGCCGGGCTTGCTCGTTTTTACGAAAATGAGGCCTTCGGTCTTGTACTTGTTGGCGCGGGCCAGCATGTCGTCGGTCCCCTCAAACGCTTCGACCGCCAGCACAGTGCCCTTCCGCACGACGACTCCCTGGCCCACATCGAGGCGGGCCATCTCTTTGGCAATGCGGATGCCGTGCTCGATGTAGCCAGCCTTGGCCTGCAGCGAGCCGCCGGTCATCACGCCGGGCCGCGCGAGCTGGCCGTCCATGAACGCGCGCGCGTCGAGCATCGTGACGCCGATCTTCTGCACCTCGCGAGCAAGGGCACCGAAGATCGTCTCGGCGTTGCGCTCCTTCAGCGTGGCCAGCAGCGTGATCGCCTTCAAGTCGGGCGAGAGATCCTTGAAGAGCCGCCCGGGGGTGACTTGCCCCACGAAGAGGCAATAGCCCGCCTGCAGTTGCTGGAGCGCTTTCAGCATCTTGCCGATCTGGCCGACCTTGATCGTGGCGCGTTCACGCTCGGGGAACGTATCGACCAGGGCGGGGTCGGTCTCGCCCGCCAGCTCGATCAACCGCACCGGCACCCCCGCCGCCCGCATCGCCTGGACGACGAGCCACGGGTAGTCGCGTTGACCCGCCACCACGGCAACCGGGCGGCGGGCATCGAAATCGGCAGGCAGGAAGCGGGAGGGGAGCGGTCCGTTCATGCGGCGTTACTGCTGGGCTCCGGAAGTGGTGTCGAGCACGATGGCGTCGTCGCTGTGGGCGCGGTTGAAGGCGCTGACCAAGGCCTGCATGCCGCCGTATTCGACGTTTACCTCGATGCTGGCGCCCCAGAAGAGCTGGCCGTCTTCGCGCTGCAGGCAGATAAAGCTGGCGGCCTCGGCGGCAGAGCCCTTCGTCAGGGCCTTTTGCGAGTAGTCCATCAGCTTGAAGTTCTTCCAACCCGCTTCGTCCAGCGCATTGACGAAGGCCGAGATGGGGCCGTTGCCCGCGCCCTTCAAAGCGTAGTCCTTGCCCTTCCAGCGCACCTTCACGTCCAGCTCCATCTTGTGGTAGCTGCCGTTGCTGCGGCGCAGGTCGTACTCGACCAACTCCAGCGGGCTGGTGCGGCCGGTGTATTCCTGATAGAAAGCGTCCTTGATCTGGTCGGCCGTCAGCTCGCTCGCTTCGCGGTCGGCCAAGGTCGTAGCGACGAGGCCAAACTCCGGGTGCATCAGCTTGGGCATCTCAATGCCGAAGGCCCGCTCCAGCACGTAGGCCACTCCCCCCTTGCCGCTCTGGCTGTTGATGCGGATGATCGCCTGGTAGCTGCGACCGATGTCGTGCGGGTCCAGCGGCAGGTAGGGCACCTGCCACAAGATGCTGTCGTCGGCGCTCTGGCCCTGAACGTGCGGGGCCTCTTCGATCTCCTGGGCGCGGGCGGCCATGCCCTTGCGGATGGCGTCCTGGTGGCTGCCGCTGAAGGCGGTGTAGGCCAGGTCGCCGGCGTAGGGGGCGCGGTCGTGCACGCTCATACGCGTCACACGCTCATACACGCTGCGAATTTCGGGCAAGTCGCCGAAGTCCAGCTTCGGGTCGACGCCGTGGTTGTACATGTTCAGCGCCACCGTCACGATGTCCAGATTGCCGGTGCGCTCGCCATTGCCAAACAAGGTGCCTTCGACGCGGTCGGCCCCGGCCATCAGGCCCAGCTCGGTCGCGGCGACACCCGTGCCCCGGTCGTTGTGCGTGTGCAGGCTGATGATCACGCTGTCGCGACGGCTCAGGTGGCGGATGAACCACTCGATCTGGTCGGCGTGGACGTTGGGGGTCGCGTACTGGACGGTGTCGGGCAGGTTCAGGATCAGCGGATTGTCCGGCGTCGGCTGGATCACGTCCAGCACTGCCTCGCACACCTCCAGGCTGTATTCCAGCTCGGTATCGCTGAACGATTCGGGCGAGTACTGGTAGCGGATCTTGGTGCCGCCTTTGACGGTGCTTTCCAGGTCGCGGCACAGCTTGGCCGCATCGACGGCGATCTGCTTGATCTGCGCCTTCGACATGTTGAACGTCACACGGCGCTGCAGCGGGTTGGTGCTGTTGTAAAAGTGGATGATCGCGGTCGGCGCGCCGTCGATCGCCTCAAAGCTGCGGCGCAGCAAGGCCTCGCGGCACTGCACCAGCACCTGCACGGCGACATCCGGCGGGATGCGGTTTTCCTCCACCAGGCGGCGGGCAAAGCGAAACTCGGTGTCGCTCGCGCTGGGGAAGCCGATCTCGATTTCCTTGAACCCGATGCGCAGCAGCAGGTCGAAATACTCCAGTTTTTCGGCGACCGACATGGGGATCGGCAGCGCCTGATTACCGTCGCGCAAGTCGACGCTGCACCAGATGGGCGCACGGTCGATCACCCGGTTGGGCCATTGCCGGTCGGGCAACTGGACGGTCGGGTAGGGGCGGTATTTCGTGATGGGAGCACGTTGCATGGTAAAAACTTTCTCTCTCGGTAAATGCGGGAAGGACGAACCGAAGAAAAGACGGGTCCGTCATGGTCATATCATCTTGCAGCCGATGGCAACTGTGAAGCGCACCTCGCGCCACCGGAAAGCCCCACACATGGAAGGGACTTGAGTCAGGAATATCTGGCGAATTGTCTGCCGCGCCCGCGCCAGCCGGGCACCTTCATTTAAGCTCCCCCACCGGGGAGAAGCAGCGCCAGCCCAAGACCCAGCAACGCGGCCCGCATGCCGTGTTGGTGCTCCCAATCGAGGGTAAAGGTTGGCGTGGTGTGACTCATGGAAAGCGCAGTAAAGCGGGTCGGGAGGCGGAAGTCAAGCGGGTGGGGTTGGGGCGAGGCAGACTAACAAGTCAGCTTACCCCTACGACCAGCAACTCAACACCTCGGCCCTGTTCATGAGCGTGAACGTCAGCCGCTCGGTGGACTGAGGATACGGCTTAACGTTTTTCAGCATATTTCCGGCGGGCTCAAAAGGGTCCGCCTTGTTTTTTACAAATCCAACGCATAAATACCCAGGGTGGTAAGCCTTATTTGGGGCGGGCGGGCGCCGATTTAAGGTGTTGATGAAACTTTTCGCTTCGCTTTCCTTTTTTGCGTTTGCTGCCGCGCTGGCTGCCAACCCTGCCTCGCAGGACTTGCCCCTGAGCAAGGAAGCTCAGTCTCACCTGACCCCCGATGAGGTGCTGGCCGATCTGCTGGTCGGCAATGCGCACTTCATGGAAAACCACCTGACGCCGCGCGACCTGCCGGCACGCCGTCACGCCTGCGTCAACGGCCAGTATCCCAAGGCCTACATCCTTTCCTGCATCGACTCGCGAGTGCCCGCCGAGCAGGTGTTCGACCAAGCCCTCGGCGACGTGTTCGTGGGCCGTGTGGCCGGTAATGTCGAAGGCGTCGACCAACTCGGCTCGATGGAATACGCCGCGGTGGTGGCTGGCGTGCGCGTCATCCTCGTGCTCGGCCATGAATCGTGCGGCGCCGTCAAGGGCGCGATCGACCACGTGCAAATGGGCAACCTGACCGCTCTGTTGCACGAGATCGAGCCGGCGGTGGAAAGCGTCAAAGCCCACCATGGCGACCACGCGCATGCCGACTCCCACAACCATGCCTTCGTTGATGAAGTGGTGGCCGAGAACGTGAAGCGCACCGTGGCCGACATCCGCCAGCGCAGCGAAGCCCTCGCGCAGCTCGAGCACGATGGGCGCCTCCGCATCATCGGCGCCGTCTACAGCCTCGAGACCGGCAAGGTGACGCTGGTGCAGTAAGTTACTTCTTTTGAGAGATAAGGATTAATCAGGGTTCATAAGGGGTGAGAGGGGGCTACGGCCCCCTCTTTCTTTTTGGCGCGAGCTGGAGAGCCCAAGAGCAAGAAAAAGCTGGCCTCTGGCGGTGGGGCGCATTTGCTGACGCCATGACCTTTCGTGAACGCCTCGCCGTCGCCTGGGAACGCAGCCAATCCCTCCTCTGCGTGGGGCTCGATCCCTTGCCCGCCAAGTTCCCGGCCGCCATCCAGCAGGCCGACCGCCCGATCCTCGAGTTCAACCGGGCGATCATCGACGCCACGGCTCCCTATGCGTGCTCCTACAAGCCGCAATTCGCTCACTACGCGGCGGCAGATGCCCTCGACGACCTGCGCGACACCATCGCCTACATCGCCGAGCGCTACCCCGACAAGGTGGTGATTCTCGACAGCAAGCGTGGCGACATTGGCAGCACGGCCGAGCGCTATGCCCTCGAAGCCTTCAAGGTCTACGGGGCCGATGCGGTGACGGTGAACCCTTACCTCGGCGGCGACTCCCTCGAGCCCTTCCTCGCCTACCAGGACCGCGGCGTCATCGTGCTCTGCAAGACCTCCAACCCCGGTAGCGGCGATTTCCAGAACCTCGACATCGGAGACGGCAAGAAGCTCTACGAGCGTGTGGCCGAGCTGGCGGCGCAGGAGTGGAACGGCCACGACAATGTGGGCCTCGTCGTCGGCGCAACCTACCCGGGAGAGCTCGCCAGCGTGCGTGAGATTGCCCCAACGCTGCCCCTGCTCGTGCCCGGCATCGGTGCCCAAGGCGGCGACCTTGAGGCCGTGCTCAAGGCCGGCTCCACCCCCGAAGGCGGCCTGCTGATCAACAGCTCGCGCGGCATCCTCTACGCCAGCAATGGCAGCGATTTTGCCGATGCCGCCGCGCAGGAAGCTCGCAACCTCTTTGAGCAGATCCGCACGATCCGCTCCAGCCGCTAACCCACGAACGACCAAGACGATGACTTTCGATGTCGGCTGGAACCGCCGCGACGATGAAACCGGCAAGCGCGTGCACCTCACCTTCAAGCTGGTGCGCGAAGACGCCTCCTGGATCATCCACCGCACCCGCCACGAGCCCCGTGAGCCTTACAAGCCCGACGAGCGCGACTGGGAAGACCTCTTCGAGCTGCTCGACCGCCACCTGCCGCGCGGCAAAGTGACGCATACCGATTACGCGATCGTGAAAAAGCTGCACGACCGCTGGCAGCAAGGGCTCAAGTAGTCACTGCCCGTCCAATTTTCACAGAAAAGGCGCGACCGGTAGATCCAGTCGCGCCTTTTCGCGTAAAGAGGGTAGGGCAGCCTAACTGGCGTTCATTGCTGTCGCCGCCAGGTTGAAGATCGGGAGGAACATGGCCATCACGATAGCACCGATCACCACCCCAAGGAAGCACGTCAGCAACGGCTCCATCAGGCGAGTCAGCGACTCCACCTTGACCTGCACTTCTTCGTCATAAAAGTCGGCCACCTTGTTCATCATGCCGTCGACATTACCCGTCTGCTCGCCGGCGCGCGCCATGTGCTTCACCACCGGCGGGAAGTAGCTCTCCTCCGCAATGATCTCGGAGAGCTGGCCGCCCTGCGAAATCTGACGGTTGATCTTCACGCACGCGTCTTCGATATACGTGTTGTTCGAGGCCCGCGAGACGATCTCGATCGCGCGCAAGATCGGCACGCCCGCCCGCAGCAGGATCGCATACGTGCGTGTAAAGCGGGAGACCGAGACTTCCCGCATCAGAGCCCCGGCAATCGGCATCCGCCGCACCACCTGATCGCGCACGCGGCGCCCCTTGGGCGTGGCCACGTATTTCTTGATCGCAAAGGCGACCACCGCACCCGCAACGATGATGTGGATGATGTAGCTCTTGATGAACATCGACAGGTCGAAGAGCATCTGCGTCGGTGCCGGCAGGTCGGAGCCGAAGCTCACAAACATGTCTTTGAACACCGGGATCACGAACACCATCAGCACCGCGATCAGGCCGATGGCGATCGCCATGACTGAGATCGGGTAGGTCATCGCGCCCTTCACGTGACGCATCAGCTTCACCGTGTCTTCGAAATAGACCGATACGCGGTGCATCAGCGAGCCCAGGCCGCCCGACGCTTCACCCGCCTCCACCATCGAGACGAAGAGGTTGGGGAATGCCTTGGGGTACTTCGCGCACGCCTCGCTAAAGGCCGTGCCGCTCGCCACATCCACCTTCACATTGCGGATGACGATGCGGAACACCGGGTCGTCGGTCTGGTCCTGGAGAGCCTCCAGCGCCTGCACCAGCGGCAGGCCCGCTTCCAGCATGGCCGAAAGCTGCTGGGTAAACGTCGTCAGCTTTGCGAGGGCGATCTTCTTGGTCTTCGCCTTCTTCTCGTAGACGCGCTGTTTTGCCAGCCGTTGGTTCTCGAAAAATGAATTGCTTTTGCGCACGGTCGACGCCGAAGCCGTCGCCGTTGCAGTGCCAGTGATCATTGCCATGACGTCAGTTTCACAGGATAAGGTAGCGCAGTCCTAACAGGTCGACCGTAGAGGCCGTGCTGGAGGTTGGAAAGCATTTACTGCCTTCTTAAGCGTCACTTCCGCCCCTTGGTTAAGCCCCAGCCTCAAAAACACTGACTGGCCGAAGGTTTGGATTGACGCTCCGCGCTCCTTTCTCCAATCTCACTCGTTTCCGACCTTTTCCGTCGGTCGGGGATAACATCTAAGCGGGTGTAGTACAACGGCTAGTATACGAGCCTTCCAAGCTTGGGATGCGGGTTCGATTCCCGCCACCCGCACCAGTATTTTAGCGACTCTTGCTGAGGATTTGCCAAAATGGATTGGCAAATTTGGCAAATCGATGGCGAGAAACAAATTTAAGATCAGCCGCTTCACCAACCCCAGCGGCGAAGAGGTCTGGCGCTTGTCCGGCACCTTAAATGGCGACCGCATTCGCCGCAACTACTCGACGCGAGCTCAAGCTGTGGCCGAGCGTCAGCGACTCGAGATCCGGGCGCTCAATGAAGTATCCGATGGCCAGAGTGTCTGGACGACCCTTACCCATGACCAGAATCGCGATGCCATTGCGGCCGTAAACATCCTCAAGAAGGCGGGCTCAGCGAAGAGTCTCACCTTTGCGGTAAACTACCTTCTCGAGCATTACAAGGAGGCCAGTGAGCAAAAGCAGGTGCCGGAGGCAGTCGCTGAATACCTGGATGAGCGTTGGCGCGAAAAAGAGCGCGGTATCATTAGCGGCAGACAAGAGCGCGCGATTCGGATCGAGTTGGAGAAGTTTCGCCAGCTCTTTGGTGAGCGAATCATCGGTGAAGTCAGGGCGGAGGAGCTGAAGGCCTATCTCGACAGTCCTCTGGGGCGTTCGGTGGCGGTTCCTTCTCTCAAGACCTGGAACAACCGGCGCGGCTACTTGAGCACCTTCTTCAAGTTTTGCCTGTCGAAAAAATATCTAGCTGAAGATCCCGTCAAGGACGTGCCACAGTTCAAAATCAAAAAGGCTCGGGGCACGGCGGAAACTCTGAGGGCGGTGCAAGCCCGCGAGCTGATGCACTGGCTGGAAGAGTATCGAGGCTTTCAGCGAAAGAATGGCAGCTGGCAGGGGGAACCCGGATACATGGTCCCGTACTACGCGTTGACGTTGTTTGCGGGAATTCGCCCGGACTGGAAGGATGGTGAGATCGGAAAGCTCCTGCCTCGGCATGTCCGTCTGGACACGGAGGTAATCCTGATCGAGCCCTCGGTATCCAAAGTGAATGAAAAGCGGGTGGTTAAAATCCAGCCCAACTTGCGCGCCTGGTTGGAGGCATACCCGCTTGATCGCTATCCTATTTTACCACCTCGTTGCTTCAAATACCTGTTGGAAGGCGTTCGTAAGGAATGGCGCTTGGCTGCTGATGTGATGCGCCACACCTACATTTCGATGACAGTTGGGGCATTTCGATCCGTGGGTGACGCTGCTTTGCAGGCAGGGAATTCAGAAGACGTAATCCGCAAACATTATCTGGACCTGAAAAGCGTTCAAGAGGCGGACGACTTCTGGCAGATCATGCCCAAAGGTGTTTCTGCCCCCCAATGGCGAAAAGAAGAGGGCAGATATGTCAGAAAAGGTTCGTGATCCTCACTGGTCCTCGGAAAACATACGTCCGCAGGCGTATTCAAGGGCAGTATGAAGACATTCGCTGAAACTACGGTAGACTCTCCCAAGCTTGTGGACGCAGAAGGGCTGCTGGAGGCTCTGTTCGATCCGGCCTGCCGACCTTCGATTCGCTGGCTGCGCCAGATGCAGGCCCAGCGAACGATTCCCTACATCAAGATCGGCCACCTTGTCCGCTTCGATGTGGATCAAGTCAGGGCAGCACTCCACAAGACATGCACTGTCAACCCTCGCTACTAGCGAGGGTTTTTTGTGTCCGCGAGGTGTGGGAGGGAATCGAACGCGACTGCGCTAATCATCTATTTTCATGAGAATTCATTAGCCTTTAGCTGACAACACATTGCAAGCCTGAAAAACGGAGGCCATACGCATGGAAATGCAGCTTTTTGCAATAAAATCGGCAAATATTTGGCAAATCGAAAGCTAATCTTACTCTCAAAGACGATTAACAAAACAGCCTTGCGGATTGTGGTGTGGAGGGAATGGGTCCACTACGCGCTGCCGTGGCGTGTTTAGGCGGTGTTGACGAATTATTTCAAATATAGGAATGCGGCAGAATTGTTTGAGGCGGTTGAAGAATCGCTCGATGCGGTTGCGCTGCGCGCACTTTCGCTTGGTTCGGATCTTTCCGCAGGCTACTCGTGCGCCATGAGCACAACCTCAATATCTACTAGGCCTTCTTCATGATCGCCTGCATTATGCTAACGATGCCTAGGATGAAGTTTTGAAGCCGCTTCTAATAAAAGCCCCTTTTCTGGGGCGGCGGCCTTGGTAAGCTGTGGGTATGCGCGGTAATGTTTCTAGAGAGTTGGATGCGGTGGCGTTGATCAACCTGGAACCGTTGATTCCGGCGAAGCATCCGATCCGTCGGGTCAAGCAGCTGGTCGACTCTGTGTTGGTGGATCTGGAGGAGGAGGTTGAGCAGATGTATGCGGAGCTGGGGAGCCCGCCAATTACGTCAGCGGCTTCAACGGGTTTTTCTGGGCCCCCGAAGTCATCCAGATGAACGGCCAGTACTACCTCTTCTACTCCTGCGCGGGCAATGGGGCACCGGCCGCCATCGGACTGGCCACCGCATCCAACCTGGCCGGACCATGGACGGATCGTGGCCTCATCGTAGCCGGCAACAACGCCATCGACCCTGCTATCCTGCGCGATGGCAACAGCCTCTACATGACCTACGGTAACTGGCAGACCGGCATCGACCTGATCCAGCTCAGCACCACGACCCGGCCTACGCTCGGGCAACAGCCATTGGGACCTTATGCCCGGTCAGGTCGAAGCCCCCTACCTGATCAAGAATGGTAGCTACTACTACCTCTTCTTCCAATGCGGGCTCTGCTGCAACGGCGTCAACAGCAGCTACTACACCGTGGTGGCGCGCTCGACCAGCGTCACCGGCACGTATGTCGACAAAAACGGCGTGAGCGTCTCCAACGGCGGGGGCAGCGTCTTCCTGCCCAACCAGGACGGCCGCTATTTCGGCCCCGGCCACGTGGGTATCGGCGAAGGCAAGCTGACTTACTACTACTACAATGGCAATGACAACGGCAACGCCAAGCTGCGGGTCACCACGCTCAGCTGGATCAACGGCTGGCCCGTGGCCGACGACGTCACCATCCCCCAGCAGACGGTTTCGCCCGGCACCTACAGCCTGCAAAACCGCGTCAACGGCAAGATGCTCAACAACTACGGCTCCACGGCGGATGGCGCGATCATCTCGCAGTACACCGACAACACGAGCGTCAACCAGCGCTGGGTCGTCACCTACAGCGGCGGCTATTGCAAGCTGCAGTGCGTCACCGGTGGCAAGTTCCTCGACACCCTCGGCAATAGCAGCGACGGCTCCGCCGTGGGCCGATGGGCGGCGGCTACTATAAGCTTGTCAACCGCACGACCGGCAAATGCCTTGATACCGAAGGCTCCACGAGCAACGGAGCCGAGATGAAGCAATACTTCAGCAACACCAGCCCCAACCAGCAATGGCGCTTCGTCGCCCCCTGAGCTGACGTTCACATTCACGCTGAAGCCCCCACGCACCTCCCAGGCCCCGCCCGGCGTGCTTTTTGTGCCTTCGCGCCGTGAGGGAGGAGTGGCTTTGGGGCTGGTTGGGCTCTCGGCGGCTTGCTACTCCATTGTGTCCAGCTGTTCCTTGAGCCCCGGGTTTTGCTCGAAGATATTTTCCAGCAATTCCCAGAGCTCTCCAAGCTTGCCCGATTTGTCGGGCAAAAACTGCTTTGCTACCCAGTAGGCGTAGCTTATCCAAAAACCCAGCACGTGTGGCTGGTGCTCTGAGAAGTTTTCAAAAGCCTTTAATGCACACCCGGCTGCGGATTGCGCATCGCCATCTTCTCGTGCTGAGGGATCGTTTGCTTTCTGAGCGAACAACACCGTCAGTTGTGCGAGGGTATCGCCGAGCTCACGGAGCCTGCCGGCGCGCTGGTGAGCTTCGAGAGCTTGCTGGTAGGCCTGCAGCGCTTCGGGCCACTGGCGCTGCTCCTGATGCACCCTCCCGATCTGGTAATAGGTCTCGCCGAGTTCACGGAGCCTGCCGGCGCGTTGGTCGGCTTCGAGAGCTCGCTGGTAGGCCTGCAGCGCTTCAGGCCATTGGTGCTGCTGCCGATGCACCCTCCCGATCTGGTAATAGGTCTCGCCGAGCTCACGGAGCCTGCCGGCGCGTTGGTCGGCTTCGAGAGCTTGCTGGAAGGCCTGCAGCGCCTCAGGCCATTGGTGCTGCTCCTGATGCACCCTCCCGATCTGGTAATAGGTCTCGCCGAGATCATGGAGCCTGCCGGCGAGTTGATTTGATTTAACTACATATTGGTAAGCTCGAATCGCTTCATTCCATAGGTGTTGCTGTTCATATATTATCCCGATCTTTTGGTAAATCTGGCCTTGTTTGTATTCAGAGTTTTTATCGCTCGAAACGATTGTTAATTGATTCTGATATGCTTGCAGTGCTTGGGGCCATTGACCTTGCTTATAGAGTGCTAATCCAATCTCGGCATAGATACTGCAAGTTTTTTCGATGTCGCCCACTCGCTTATAAGCCTTAATCGCATTTTGATATGCTTGGACCGCCTCGGGCCACTGTTCCTCATTCTCAAAGACCGCTCCCATTCGGTAGTATGTTAAACCCAGTAAGTGAAGCATGCCAGTACGTTCATTGAATTCGACGGAGCTTCGATATGCCTGTATCGCTTCTTTCCAGTGATGTTGTTTTTCGTGGACTAGGCCTATGTTATGATAGGCTGTGCCAGTATTTTTACACTGTCTATAGTTAAGGGATTTTTGGTACGATTCCAAAGCCTTTGGCCATTTTTCCTGATCACTATAAAGGTTTCCGATTGAGTTATAAATGGTTCCCATGCGGTCTTCCGGACTGTATTTGAGGGCAAGTTTGTATGCTATGAGTGCCCTTCTACATCGATGTTGTTCCGCATAAACCATGCCGATGTTATGGTATGTTCCGCATAGGAGTTTATAGTTTTTTGAGCTGCGTTTGAGCTGGATAGCTTTTTTGAATGCCTTAAGTGAATTCGCCCACTGCTGTTCTTCATAATGAATTACACCAATGTGGTCGTAGGTAATGGCAATATTGGTTGCCGTTTCGATGTGTGTAACAAGCTCTAGATGTTTTTTGTACGCCTGTAGCGCTTCTGCCCGTTTGCGCGCGCTTTTGTAAGCCACGGCTAATACCCACTGTGTATATGAAGCTTGTGCTGAAGTGAAACGATTGCAGATATTATTTACTTTCAGGGCCCTTTCGGTGAGATCCTGCGGGTCGATCCACCCATGCGCGTTCTGCACTATTGCCTCTTCGATGTAGGTGCACTCTCGATCCACGAATCGGTCGAGCAGTGTGCCTGGAGGCGAATTCCCCTGCAGGTATTTGCTTTGTAGCCATCCGTAAAAAAGGCCGTGGCAAATCGTGTAGTAGGTCTCTGGCCTTTCTGGAAGCGTATAGTCGGACTCGCTTTCTACAATCCCAAGGCGTGCCATTTTCGCCAATGCGGTGAAGGCTGCCTCCACGTCTGGGATCGCGTCAAGGAGCGGCTGCTTATCGTCGGTGAAGCAACTCGCGACCAGCACCGCCGCAGGCATGCGGATGAAGGGGGCGAAGGCGAAAAGGGGCAGCAGGGCCTTGCAGTCGGTAGGGTAGTAGTCGGCCTGGATGTCGAAGAGGTTGTACAGTCTGGACTCCTCGCCTGGCGCGCCGAGCTGGCTGAAATCGTAGTGTTGGGCTCTCTCATGGAGCCGCTTAAGGGTCAGTGCGGGCAGTTCGCTTTGGCCGATGGTATTGCCGAGCGTGGCCAGAGCCAGAGGGTAGCCGTTGACCTTTTCAGCCAATTCGCGCAGGAGAGTCAGATGCTCGTCATCCAGGCCGCTACGGTCTTGCAGGATGGCTACGGCGTCGTCGAGCCCGAGTTTTTCTAAGTCGATGCGGGCGTGAGGAAAGTTTTGGGGTCGCTTCCGGTCGGGAGGCCGAACCCCGAAGACGAGGGTGGTCCGGCTGAGGCGTCCGACGATAGTCGCCAGGTTTTCGAATACTTCGGCGCTGTCGAGGATAACGAGGCGGCCCGGTCGGTCGACCTCTTGCCAGAAGGCCGGGCTGAAGGCCTTCGCTTCCTCGTCATACCAGACGGATTTTTCTGTAGGGCGGAAATACGCCTTGAAGAGGGCTTCAGCCAATGCCACCCCGGGCGAGTCCAGTGGGATTTCGCGTATGGCGCGTTCCTCGAAGTGCTCCTCGTCCGCCTTGATGATGGGACGGAATTCGTGATAGAAGAGGCCATTGGGAAAGAGCGTGGCGAACTCCGGGTGCTGGCTGAGTTCAAAGACAGCGGAAGCGATGAGGTGTGATTTACCGATGCCGCCCGGGCCTTCCACCAGCACGCAGTTCCGGCGCTCCAGAAATGGTTCTTTGGCCAGATCCAGGATCGCGTCCTGTAGCTCGCACCGTTTCGCTTCCCGCCCGAAAATCGTGTTCGAGGTCAAAATCGGAAGCTCGCGGAAATCCTGGAAGGTGAGGATCCGCCCCTCAGACTTGTAAGCGTCCTTGATCTTCTGCAGCGCCTCTTGAAGCTCATCGCTGAGGATGCGGCGGAATCTCTCCGGCAGAGCGTCGATTCGCTCGGTGAGACGTGCGAACTCTTCCGGTCGCGCTTCCTGCTCGCGCTTCAAGGCCTTGTAGAGTTCTACGGCTGGGGCAGAAGGGCTGTTTTTCTGCGGCTCGAGAGCTTTCCAGTCGAGTTCACCGGCTTCGGCCCGGCGGATCAGGATGGCGGTACGACCGGCGTCCCCCGCCATAAACAACCGGGTGATCTCGTCCTCATCCTTGAGCGCGCGCAGTTCTTGCAGGAATTCGCCAAGGGTTTGCTCCTGTTGGGCCTGCTCTTGCTGCGCTGCCGCGCGTTCCTTAAATTTTGCGAGAAGGATCAAGGCTGCCCAAACGACGGCGGCTTGCGGTGCGATGCTCGCCACCACCGTCGACCCCAAGGCGCTAGCCAACCACGTTTGCAATTGACTGGGGAGCAGGCTTTGCAGAAAAGCCAGCAAGCCTTCGCAGTCATCTGCGTTCGAATGCGTGCCGAGGATGTCTTCAA contains these protein-coding regions:
- a CDS encoding site-specific integrase — translated: MPKWIGKFGKSMARNKFKISRFTNPSGEEVWRLSGTLNGDRIRRNYSTRAQAVAERQRLEIRALNEVSDGQSVWTTLTHDQNRDAIAAVNILKKAGSAKSLTFAVNYLLEHYKEASEQKQVPEAVAEYLDERWREKERGIISGRQERAIRIELEKFRQLFGERIIGEVRAEELKAYLDSPLGRSVAVPSLKTWNNRRGYLSTFFKFCLSKKYLAEDPVKDVPQFKIKKARGTAETLRAVQARELMHWLEEYRGFQRKNGSWQGEPGYMVPYYALTLFAGIRPDWKDGEIGKLLPRHVRLDTEVILIEPSVSKVNEKRVVKIQPNLRAWLEAYPLDRYPILPPRCFKYLLEGVRKEWRLAADVMRHTYISMTVGAFRSVGDAALQAGNSEDVIRKHYLDLKSVQEADDFWQIMPKGVSAPQWRKEEGRYVRKGS
- a CDS encoding RICIN domain-containing protein; translated protein: MPGQVEAPYLIKNGSYYYLFFQCGLCCNGVNSSYYTVVARSTSVTGTYVDKNGVSVSNGGGSVFLPNQDGRYFGPGHVGIGEGKLTYYYYNGNDNGNAKLRVTTLSWINGWPVADDVTIPQQTVSPGTYSLQNRVNGKMLNNYGSTADGAIISQYTDNTSVNQRWVVTYSGGYCKLQCVTGGKFLDTLGNSSDGSAVGRWAAATISLSTARPANALIPKAPRATEPR
- a CDS encoding tetratricopeptide repeat protein, producing MARKKVAKRVRFEDILGTHSNADDCEGLLAFLQSLLPSQLQTWLASALGSTVVASIAPQAAVVWAALILLAKFKERAAAQQEQAQQEQTLGEFLQELRALKDEDEITRLFMAGDAGRTAILIRRAEAGELDWKALEPQKNSPSAPAVELYKALKREQEARPEEFARLTERIDALPERFRRILSDELQEALQKIKDAYKSEGRILTFQDFRELPILTSNTIFGREAKRCELQDAILDLAKEPFLERRNCVLVEGPGGIGKSHLIASAVFELSQHPEFATLFPNGLFYHEFRPIIKADEEHFEERAIREIPLDSPGVALAEALFKAYFRPTEKSVWYDEEAKAFSPAFWQEVDRPGRLVILDSAEVFENLATIVGRLSRTTLVFGVRPPDRKRPQNFPHARIDLEKLGLDDAVAILQDRSGLDDEHLTLLRELAEKVNGYPLALATLGNTIGQSELPALTLKRLHERAQHYDFSQLGAPGEESRLYNLFDIQADYYPTDCKALLPLFAFAPFIRMPAAVLVASCFTDDKQPLLDAIPDVEAAFTALAKMARLGIVESESDYTLPERPETYYTICHGLFYGWLQSKYLQGNSPPGTLLDRFVDRECTYIEEAIVQNAHGWIDPQDLTERALKVNNICNRFTSAQASYTQWVLAVAYKSARKRAEALQAYKKHLELVTHIETATNIAITYDHIGVIHYEEQQWANSLKAFKKAIQLKRSSKNYKLLCGTYHNIGMVYAEQHRCRRALIAYKLALKYSPEDRMGTIYNSIGNLYSDQEKWPKALESYQKSLNYRQCKNTGTAYHNIGLVHEKQHHWKEAIQAYRSSVEFNERTGMLHLLGLTYYRMGAVFENEEQWPEAVQAYQNAIKAYKRVGDIEKTCSIYAEIGLALYKQGQWPQALQAYQNQLTIVSSDKNSEYKQGQIYQKIGIIYEQQHLWNEAIRAYQYVVKSNQLAGRLHDLGETYYQIGRVHQEQHQWPEALQAFQQALEADQRAGRLRELGETYYQIGRVHRQQHQWPEALQAYQRALEADQRAGRLRELGETYYQIGRVHQEQRQWPEALQAYQQALEAHQRAGRLRELGDTLAQLTVLFAQKANDPSAREDGDAQSAAGCALKAFENFSEHQPHVLGFWISYAYWVAKQFLPDKSGKLGELWELLENIFEQNPGLKEQLDTME